The Solanum pennellii chromosome 4, SPENNV200 genomic interval TCTAATTCCTAATTATTAAACACCTATATAAATTCTACACAtaataactttatatatatatatatataatgcaataaataaataataataataataataaaataaataataaataaataaatatgagtgtttcaaattttgaatggaCACAAATCGAAAATAATAAGATAGTTttcaatagatttaaaataaataatacgatttttaaaaggtttaaaataaatgagagaagaaagtaaaaatatttttattattaagttaaataatataaaattcaaaattaagtctagtcatatcaaagtcaatgaagcgaccgtgctagaaccacgggattCGAGGGGTGcttaacaccttcccctcggcCAACAAAATTTCTTACCCGAATTtctagttcgcagaccaataaaaatagagttaaattttcttttgattagagatttaaataaggtgacttggaacaccaaaactcaattccaagtggcgactctaaataataattattccttttcaaaatgtcactttaattaaaaaaactctttttctttcaaacaataaaaataaaaaaaaaattgagaaaaaaaagagtcatGACATCTTGGATTTAAGAATTTGTCCAAATTTAATATGGATTTTAATTCCAAAGGTTTCACATGTCATCAACGTCATATTTCACAAAATTCAAACAAACttaattgttaattaaaatGCTTCACATCAaaccaaaaatataataattcaaaaatcaagaaaataaacaacaacaaactaatcggaaattaaaaaaaaactcaattatACTAGtttaataatatgatttataaacataaataactaaaacaattaattttgatttgatatgtcaaaaatttgaaacattcCAAGAATTATTTTCACCCTCATCAATAgtcataaaattaaaactagaatGTAAATGAGTatttacaaacaaataaaaaaaaagaaaaaaaaaagaaaccttAACCATTGAGCCTGCGCGGCTTAATCGTtattaacaaaattgaaaagaaaaatataattttaattatgttaaaatggGTGTACATTTTTGGTTAATCCACCATTAACATTAGTGAAGAAACCAACAAGGTCCGGCCGGTAAGGAAGATAGGATCGTCGGCGTTCCTCATGTTTGGCTTTACTTCTCATATAAACTTCATGTGCTAACACAGCTTCACTCTTTTTAATGTTCTTCTTATTTTGTGTTACTAATTTTACAACTCCGTCTCCACtgcttttctctttcttctcgGTGACAACAACTTTATCTTCTTTCTTGTTAACGTTTGACATAGACGACGTTGTAGTACTAGTATTGTTGTTCAAGTATACGAAGGCATCTCTTCCGTCACTGTTACTCCTATTCATGAAATCTCGAAATCTCCAAAGCTTTGAAAATCCAgttgaattactttttttgCAAGTACTCTTATTTTCAGctgaattatttatatttgttgtcTTTTTCGACCACTCGCAATAAGGTCCGGAGATTTCTTCATCGGATGTTGTTATTGGAGGATTGTTGCTATTATCTTTTTCAATGAATACCTTGTTGACAGGTGCGCGTTTTTTCAAGTGCTGGAAATCAATATCAGATAAGAGAAGATCTTGATTGAAGAGAGGAAAAAATGGTCTGATTTGACCATTATCAAATGCTTCAGCTGCTGCTACAGGTGATGTAAGTACTCCACATACAAATGAAAAATCTTCTTCAGTAGCATCAACAAGTTCAATCTCATGATCATTCTCTTCATCATCGTCCtcttcttctaaattaattttgggTTCgtcttcttttactttttgcTTTGCCTCAAACTCTTCGTTTACTATTTCCGGATGCATTTTCTCTAAACAATCAATTTTAATGGCCGAAAACACAATTTCAATATGATTTTCCAGAGATCTAAAATAATAGCTAGTACAATTGTGGATTGAAGTTTCAgctttatgaaaaaaatgtgtAGGGAAAGGATTTGAACTAAAAGAGGGGTATATATTGAGTAGTTGGGGGAAAGAGATGATGAAATTGACAGCATTTAAAAATGGGAAGAGAGAGAGAATAAATGTTTGAAAAGTGATTAAAAAGATAATGATGTTCGGGGAGGAAGTAAAGAAAGGAAAGAGGAGCGAAAGTGAGGTGAAAGTGACACAAaatgaagaatatatatactATCTTATTCcgttattttgttaaattttgatttcacatagttatgataaaatatatagtaaatttattatttttttttcatataacatAAGTAAGTCTCAATTATTTTTagtcattatattttttaaaatattaattcaatgtTAATAAATTAGGTgtataatagaaaaatagtttttttcttttcctagtataataaaattgaaatattaaaatataaatcaaattatgaaatttttaacaaataaatttgaatagTGTGAATATTTagagaaaggaaaaatcttttGTACTAAAGatacaaaaaggagaaaaatgttAGCGCATTAAAGCTGAGAAATTGTGTCTATTTAGGCCCTACCATTTGTGCGCAGTGAAAGTTAGACCTTTTCGTTATACATGATTGGTGTTCATTTCCAACAGATCTAGAAAACGCATTAATATTACTTTAATAatacactttattataatttttaactattttgTCTTAAAATTAATTCTCCATTGCATATTAGATGAGTatcttattataaatatttatttaaattacttgtttacttatcaaataaagatagatataattaattttttctcactttatgttcataataatataactttttgaaatttaaacaaattttgatgatctaaaagtttttttatgagacaaattatatgaataaagaataaaatagtaaaatttatcaatttattaataattttttaattatcatgtaaaataaatatgttcACGTAATATGAGACTGATAGAgtacaaattataattataatgaactttagttataattaattaatttttttctgagtgaaaatataatttcactcAATCTGTACAACttgtaaaagattattttttaaaatttaatccaaaatttatgatcaaataaatatttaaaaataacttttgaaaatcttaaaattttggGTCAAACATTAGCTTATTCTCCACTCGTGCTCATTGGGAAATTATGACCCACGAAAGGTTTCAGGATAAATCAGTTATTTAATTGTCGGGATTCAAAATTATTTCATccgtctatttttatttgtcatatttaaatttgatatatacattaataaataatgatcaatataattattttatcacatcAGTCCTattaatgaatatttataactaaaattttaaaataaaatctattttgatatactagataaataaaaatacgaataaaggaaatataataataacaatataagcTCTTactttttgcattttttaataattgttgTTCAATATCAGCTTTCTTAAAAGATGCCGTctctaataattataaataaattacattCCCTCTACGCACACCATAACAGAATGTTCTTAGTCAACAATGATAGGTATGACCAGTTTTGCAAGTTGCTTATGCAAAATTTGCAACTCCCTATGTTTCGTTTCATTTCACAGGACACATTTTATTTTGGGAAGTCAAATTATAATAGTTTAAAGTAGAATTTTGTTATagaagttataatttttttaactgaaattttaatattattaaataatatcaataatataAGTTATAATAATTGACAATTCAGGATACTTAGAAGGTATATAACAAATTATGATTAAAGATCGATTTGATTAAATCTCAAAATTCgaaatatgtcacataaattgaaatgaaaaaaaaaatttatgtcacatttttaaattgttttattaattattaaatttgaattaaattaatattttaaagttttgaaattaaaatatttaaaattatgaacaGTTTGTTATCGTTTAACTTTTTCATGTcaatataatatacataataattaaaatattaatcaaaatttatcatttgacatacaaaatgaaaaatgaagtataaattgaacaagtaaaagGAAGTTATTGTTGTTTGAATGTCAATATTCGAGTTTTTGGCTAAAAGCATCCTTCAATTATACCCCAAAGTTAAATTACAttcttaaagtatcattttagCAGATATCCTTTAATTATACCCCAAACTTAAACTTCATCGTTAAAGTATCATTTTCAGCAGAAAACACCTTTCAAGTAGTTTTAAGTAAACGATTTTCATCCttttacttgaattaatcaGCAAACTAATTGATATATCCCACAAAAACTAAGTCGTCCCttcctaattattattcttaaataTGCCAAGAATATTATCATGAACTTtttcataattgagttaagaattctgcaaaatctttaaatttgactattttttaaattaattttttatttaattttaattaaaaatattattagtttgaatatgttttttctCAATTGAATATGTTAGAAATGCGACATTTGTTGGAGACTTTCGATTCTAATAATGTAGAATGAAACTCAAATACGAGACATAATCAATATTATGGTCACTTTGATATTAGATTGACCAAAAAATCTATTCATTTAATTGGTtaagaaaaaggtaaaaataattaatctccaACTTCTTTTCTTTAGGAAAAAGGCAAATCATGTGCACTCACACCTTCCAATCATTTTTAGTTTCAATGAGCAACAGTGTctaagatttatttttaaagaacttCTTGtagaaagtaatgaaattttcCAAAATAACTATTGTTGATAGTCACGTTAACTGCTCATTTTTTCGTTAaaatcctttaatttttttgataatatctAACAAAAGGATGAAAGTTGTTCAGTTACAAATACTTAAAGGatattttctgctaaaaataatactttaaggatatagtttaagtttgggatataattaaagaattttttctgctaaaaatgatactttaaaaATGTAGTTTATGTTTGAAACATAGTTGAATGttgtttttggccaaaaactccCAATATTCCATTCTCtttcttgttgggttttatttgccctgatttcttaccataaataggttttctttctaggaaaaggttttggatagactaatcctttttctggtaggaaaaggtttaggactccataaataaaggaatgttccttctaacttaatcagcattcacaatgtagtcttaagggctttgagagttttggttaggaaGAGAATtaatgggtcacaagcttgatacgttatcacttgtgtgaacctctaATGTATttcgagtgaattggttgaggttgtttctctctgtattttttactctcatatttatagtggattgctcatctcctttgtggacgtaggtcgattgaccaaaccacgttaaatctttgtgccttttggtatatttctcgttgtcttcttactcgtagtCTATCGAGGTTTGTATtactagcttccgcatttatacctacttattttcggtcctaacaagtggtatcagagccagattcaatgatggagtcaggttcagtggttcgataatcaaTGATTGAACTAGGTTAgaaggaggtgttcatcttgacaggtgtagttctagccacaaccttttttgacagtaatgaagattttgttggagaaattgtttcagagaggttctctatgttgagacataaattttgcaaaggagattatgaagaggagaagcaagttgttgaagattaagtcaagaaggtggacaaatttattttgtcagaaattcaggccaagggggagatttgttgggttttatttgccctgatttcttaccataaataggttttctttctaggaaaagattttggattgactaatcctttttctggtaggaaaaggtttaggactctataaataaaggaatgttccttctaacttaatcagcattcacaatgtagtcttaagggctttgagattTTTGGTTAGGAAGAGAATtaatgggtcacaagcttgatacgttatcacttgtgtgaacctttCATGTATttcgagtgaattggttgaggttgtttctctctgtattttgtactctcatatttatagtggattgctcatctcctttgtggacgtaggtccattgaccgaaccacgttaaatctttgtgccttttggtatatttctcgttgtcttcttactcgtagtCTGTCGAGGTTTgtattgctagcttccgcatttgcacctacttattttcggtcctaacattTCTTTCGACACATTCACCTCAAATCTAATACTCTTTcttccatttatttttatttgtctaatatttttacaatatatttttcttattattaatttttttaacatatccaacaaaatagttataattttttataaaatttattcttaccatttaataacagatagtattaaataatagtattaaacaatattagtatttattgtgtactaatcctagtcctattaggattagtactccttaatcctagtcctattaggattagtactccttcctatatctcctatatatatctcccatgtattcccttattaggttaacacttcaatacaatcaatattccttcatggtatcaagagccataaaacctagatcttcttttctctaggttttttctctctttagggcactgatcgttccctctcttctcttgggtggcggcagccatgacaaccgaggttgatcctctcgattcacttccttctggcgttaaactccttctcaggcatcttcatgccctgattcccgaaaaattatcagacataaattaccctacatggaaaatcaccgttcttacagcccttgaggccaattaccttctcaaatacgtcgatggaagcacagaaccgccgccggcagtcatcaccgccacggacaaatcagaaaaaaccaatccggcccatgccgcctggaaagccgtggatggccagatccgatcatgtttgatt includes:
- the LOC107017169 gene encoding uncharacterized protein LOC107017169, which encodes MHPEIVNEEFEAKQKVKEDEPKINLEEEDDDEENDHEIELVDATEEDFSFVCGVLTSPVAAAEAFDNGQIRPFFPLFNQDLLLSDIDFQHLKKRAPVNKVFIEKDNSNNPPITTSDEEISGPYCEWSKKTTNINNSAENKSTCKKSNSTGFSKLWRFRDFMNRSNSDGRDAFVYLNNNTSTTTSSMSNVNKKEDKVVVTEKKEKSSGDGVVKLVTQNKKNIKKSEAVLAHEVYMRSKAKHEERRRSYLPYRPDLVGFFTNVNGGLTKNVHPF